Proteins from a single region of Gemmatimonadaceae bacterium:
- a CDS encoding DUF4394 domain-containing protein — protein MPQPREWRIARVARALAWSTVLAFTAACTGDDGAVGPPGPPGTTGAQGPAGPPGPQGPTGPTGPTGSSAGRTIYAVDATNALLSFGALRPDLVRRTAITGLQAGESVLGIDFRPVDGKLYALGSTSRVYAIDTATAVATAVGPAAFTPAIAGTNVGFDFNPVPDRIRIHTDQTQDIRLNPVTGALAATDVPLAYRTGDAGFGITPTVAGTAYTNSVAGATPPCSLRSMRPVTSW, from the coding sequence ATGCCGCAGCCACGCGAGTGGCGGATCGCGCGCGTTGCGCGCGCACTCGCCTGGAGCACTGTCCTCGCCTTCACCGCCGCCTGCACCGGCGATGACGGCGCCGTTGGGCCGCCCGGCCCGCCGGGTACCACCGGCGCCCAGGGTCCGGCCGGGCCACCAGGTCCGCAGGGCCCCACCGGCCCGACCGGACCGACGGGATCGTCTGCGGGCCGGACGATCTACGCCGTCGACGCCACTAACGCGCTCCTCAGCTTCGGCGCGCTTCGCCCCGACCTCGTGCGCCGCACTGCGATCACGGGACTGCAAGCCGGTGAGTCGGTGCTCGGCATCGACTTCCGACCCGTTGATGGCAAGCTCTACGCGCTGGGATCCACGAGCCGCGTGTACGCCATCGACACCGCGACCGCGGTGGCCACCGCGGTCGGGCCGGCGGCCTTCACTCCGGCGATCGCCGGCACGAACGTCGGCTTCGACTTCAACCCGGTCCCCGATCGGATCCGCATTCATACCGATCAGACGCAGGACATTCGGCTGAATCCAGTCACCGGTGCGCTCGCCGCGACGGACGTCCCGCTCGCCTATCGCACTGGCGATGCCGGCTTCGGCATCACGCCCACGGTGGCGGGGACCGCCTACACGAACAGTGTGGCCGGCGCGACACCACCGTGCTCTTTGCGATCGATGCGGCCCGTGACGTCCTGGTGA